The following are from one region of the Shinella sp. PSBB067 genome:
- the apaG gene encoding Co2+/Mg2+ efflux protein ApaG gives MYRALTRDIEVTVEPYYLADQSDPDDSRYVWGYRVVISNHSDIAVRLVTRYWNITDQNGQVDEVNGPGVIGEQPVLRPGDTYEYSSGCPLETPSGIMFGRYRMEAETGEAFDVAIPAFSLDTPGQVRTLN, from the coding sequence ATGTATCGTGCGCTGACCCGCGACATCGAAGTGACCGTAGAGCCATACTACCTGGCCGATCAGTCCGACCCCGACGACAGCCGCTATGTCTGGGGATACCGGGTCGTCATATCGAACCATTCCGACATCGCCGTGCGGCTGGTGACGCGCTACTGGAACATCACCGACCAGAACGGACAGGTCGACGAGGTCAACGGGCCTGGTGTCATCGGCGAGCAGCCGGTGCTGCGGCCGGGCGATACCTACGAATATTCCTCCGGCTGCCCGCTGGAGACGCCGTCGGGCATCATGTTCGGGCGGTACCGCATGGAGGCGGAGACGGGCGAGGCCTTCGACGTCGCCATTCCGGCCTTCTCGCTGGATACGCCCGGGCAGGTGCGCACGCTGAATTGA
- a CDS encoding O-succinylhomoserine sulfhydrylase has translation MSKSWRPATQLVHGGTTRSQHGETAEAIFLTQGFVYDTSAAAEARFKGETDGFIYARYGSPTNDMFEKRMCMLEGAEDARATASGMAAVSSAILCQLKAGDHIVAARALFGSCRWVVETLAPKYGIECTLIDGRDLANWEGAIRKNTRVFFLESPTNPTLEVIDIAGVARLANQIGAKVVVDNVFATPLFQKPLELGAHVVVYSATKHIDGQGRCLGGVVLSDKAWIDENLHDYFRHTGPAMSPFNAWTLLKGIETLPLRVRQQTENASRIADFLAEQNQVARVIYPGRKDHPQADIIAKQMSGGSTLVCFELKGGKEAAFALQDALEVVKISNNLGDAKSLITHPATTTHKNLTDEARAELGISAGTVRFSAGIEDGDDLIEDFARALARVGA, from the coding sequence ATGAGCAAGTCCTGGCGCCCGGCCACCCAACTCGTTCACGGCGGAACCACCCGCTCCCAGCACGGCGAAACCGCCGAGGCGATCTTCCTCACGCAAGGCTTCGTCTACGACACGTCGGCGGCAGCCGAAGCCCGCTTCAAGGGCGAGACGGACGGATTCATCTACGCCCGCTACGGCAGCCCGACCAACGACATGTTCGAAAAGCGCATGTGCATGCTAGAAGGCGCCGAGGATGCCCGCGCCACTGCATCCGGCATGGCCGCCGTCTCCTCCGCCATCCTCTGCCAGCTCAAGGCCGGCGACCATATCGTCGCGGCCCGCGCGCTCTTCGGCTCCTGCCGCTGGGTGGTGGAGACGCTGGCGCCGAAATACGGCATCGAGTGCACGCTGATCGACGGCCGGGACCTTGCCAACTGGGAGGGCGCGATCCGCAAGAACACCAGGGTCTTCTTCCTCGAAAGCCCGACCAACCCGACGCTGGAAGTGATCGATATCGCCGGCGTCGCAAGGCTCGCCAACCAGATCGGCGCCAAGGTCGTGGTCGACAACGTCTTCGCCACGCCGCTCTTCCAGAAGCCGCTGGAGCTCGGCGCGCATGTCGTCGTCTATTCGGCGACCAAGCATATCGACGGGCAGGGCCGGTGCCTCGGCGGCGTGGTGCTTTCGGACAAGGCCTGGATCGACGAGAACCTGCACGACTATTTCCGCCACACCGGCCCGGCCATGTCGCCGTTCAATGCCTGGACGCTGCTCAAGGGCATCGAGACGCTGCCGCTGCGCGTCAGGCAGCAGACGGAGAATGCGAGCCGCATCGCGGACTTCCTCGCGGAACAGAACCAGGTCGCCCGCGTGATCTATCCGGGCCGCAAGGACCACCCGCAGGCCGACATCATCGCCAAGCAGATGTCGGGCGGCTCGACACTCGTCTGCTTCGAGCTGAAGGGCGGCAAGGAGGCGGCCTTCGCGCTGCAGGACGCGCTGGAGGTCGTGAAGATCTCCAACAATCTCGGCGACGCCAAGAGCCTCATCACGCATCCGGCGACGACGACGCACAAGAACCTGACGGACGAGGCCCGCGCCGAACTCGGCATCTCGGCCGGCACGGTGCGCTTTTCGGCCGGCATCGAGGACGGCGACGACCTCATCGAGGATTTCGCGCGGGCGCTCGCCAGGGTCGGGGCGTGA
- a CDS encoding 2'-deoxycytidine 5'-triphosphate deaminase, with protein sequence MTRGTGILADHAIRGLFESGRLKSEAVLDGDQIQPASLDLRLGVKAFRVRASFLPGPANLVADKLDRLKLHVIDLSDGAVLETGCVYIVPLMESLDLPTELAASANPKSSTGRLDIFTRVITDRAQEFDKIPAGYSGPLYLEISPRTFPIVVRRGSRLSQIRFRKGNALLGESELLALHASDTLVASETPNVSGGGIALSIDLKGTGPDGLIGYRGKHHTSVVDVDRKNQHDIFDFWEPLFSRGRNELVLDPDEFYILVSREAVHVPPLYAAEMTPFDPLVGEFRVHYAGFFDPGFGHAPAGGSGSRAVLEVRSHEVPFILEHGQIVGRLIYEHMLDAPEGLYGSGLGSNYQAQGLKLSKHFRAA encoded by the coding sequence GTGACGCGCGGCACGGGCATTCTGGCGGATCACGCCATTCGCGGCTTGTTCGAGAGCGGCAGGCTGAAGAGCGAGGCCGTGCTCGACGGCGACCAGATCCAGCCGGCAAGCCTCGACCTGCGTCTCGGCGTCAAGGCGTTTCGCGTGCGCGCCAGCTTCCTGCCCGGCCCGGCGAACCTCGTCGCCGATAAGCTCGACCGGCTGAAGCTGCACGTCATCGACCTTTCCGACGGCGCGGTGCTGGAAACCGGCTGCGTCTACATCGTGCCCCTGATGGAAAGCCTCGACCTGCCGACCGAGCTCGCCGCCTCGGCCAACCCGAAGAGTTCGACCGGCCGTCTCGACATCTTCACCCGCGTCATCACCGACCGCGCGCAGGAATTCGACAAGATTCCCGCCGGCTATTCCGGCCCGCTCTATCTGGAAATCTCGCCGCGCACCTTTCCCATCGTCGTGCGCCGCGGCTCGCGCCTGTCGCAGATCCGCTTCCGCAAGGGCAATGCCCTGCTCGGCGAAAGCGAGCTGCTGGCCCTCCACGCCTCGGACACGCTCGTCGCCAGCGAGACGCCGAACGTCTCCGGCGGCGGCATCGCGCTCTCCATCGACCTCAAGGGCACCGGGCCGGACGGCCTCATCGGCTATCGCGGCAAGCACCACACCTCCGTCGTCGATGTCGACCGCAAGAACCAGCATGACATCTTCGATTTCTGGGAGCCGCTGTTCAGCCGCGGCCGCAACGAGCTTGTCCTCGACCCGGACGAGTTCTACATCCTCGTCTCGCGCGAGGCCGTGCACGTGCCGCCGCTCTACGCCGCCGAGATGACGCCCTTCGACCCGCTCGTCGGCGAGTTCCGCGTCCACTATGCCGGCTTCTTCGACCCCGGCTTCGGCCACGCCCCCGCCGGCGGCTCCGGCAGCCGCGCGGTGCTGGAAGTGCGCAGCCACGAGGTGCCCTTCATCCTGGAGCACGGCCAGATCGTCGGCCGCCTGATCTACGAGCACATGCTCGACGCCCCCGAGGGCCTCTACGGCTCCGGCCTCGGCTCCAACTACCAGGCCCAGGGCCTCAAGCTCTCCAAGCATTTCCGCGCGGCTTGA
- a CDS encoding IS5 family transposase (programmed frameshift): MDCDALRDDQWERIKGFVPGGTKGRRGPRTDNRKFLDALLWMARSGGRWRDLPERLGDYRSVKRRYYRWIEMGVLDAMLTTLAREADLEWLMIDSTIVRAHQHAAGARKVKGGPDAQGLGRSRGGLSTKIHAATEALGLPVRLIGSPGQRNDIAFAHDLIDGIDADSAIADKGYDADHLAGRIAQSGADVVIPPKRNRKVQRTYDVDLYKERNRIERFFNKLKQFRRVATRYDKLLVNFMGFVKLAAIAIWLR; encoded by the exons ATGGACTGTGATGCGCTTCGGGACGACCAGTGGGAACGGATCAAGGGCTTTGTGCCGGGCGGCACGAAGGGCAGGCGCGGCCCGCGCACGGATAACCGCAAGTTTCTGGACGCGCTGCTGTGGATGGCGCGTTCGGGAGGGCGCTGGCGGGACCTGCCGGAGCGGCTTGGCGATTACCGTTCGGTGAAGCGGCGCTACTACCGCTGGATCGAGATGGGCGTGTTGGACGCCATGCTGACAACCTTGGCCCGCGAAGCCGACCTGGAATGGCTGATGATCGACTCGACCATCGTGCGCGCCCACCAGCACGCCGCCGGCGCCCGCAAGGTCAAAGGGGGGC CGGATGCCCAGGGCCTGGGCCGGTCTCGCGGCGGCCTGAGCACCAAGATCCACGCCGCAACCGAAGCTCTCGGCCTTCCCGTCCGCCTGATCGGCTCGCCCGGCCAGCGCAACGACATCGCCTTCGCTCACGACCTGATCGACGGCATCGACGCCGACAGCGCCATCGCCGACAAGGGATATGACGCCGACCACCTCGCCGGCAGGATCGCCCAAAGCGGCGCCGACGTCGTCATCCCGCCCAAGCGCAACCGAAAGGTTCAGCGCACATACGACGTCGACCTATACAAGGAGCGCAACCGCATCGAGCGCTTCTTCAACAAGCTCAAGCAGTTCCGACGGGTCGCAACCCGATACGACAAGCTGCTCGTCAACTTCATGGGCTTCGTCAAACTCGCCGCTATCGCAATATGGCTCAGATAG
- a CDS encoding IS3 family transposase (programmed frameshift), with protein MKTSRFSEPQILAILRPAEGGVPVPDLCREHGMSTASFYKWRAKYGGMDASMISQMKALEDENRRLKKMYAEMSMQAELLKEALGKKLTRPSQRREMAGKAVALRGVSIALACRTFGVSESCYRYSAKMNDENEQIADLLIGLTRAKKSWGFGLCFLYLRNVRGHRWNHKRVYRIYRELELNLRIKPRKRLRREKPDALAVPEKPNLVWSMDFMADRLEDGRQFRLLNVLDDFNREGLGIEVDFSLPAERVIRSLNQIIEWRGKPMAIRVDNGPEYVSGKLMEWAEKQGIALSHIQPGKPQQNAYVERYNRTVRQEWLDQHIIESIEEAQEFATQWLWTYNNERPNMAIGGITPTQKLKIAA; from the exons ATGAAGACGAGCAGATTCAGCGAACCGCAAATCCTTGCAATCCTGCGCCCGGCTGAGGGCGGCGTTCCCGTGCCTGATCTATGCCGGGAGCATGGGATGAGCACGGCGTCGTTTTATAAATGGCGGGCCAAGTACGGCGGCATGGACGCGTCGATGATCAGCCAGATGAAGGCTCTTGAAGACGAGAACCGTCGGCTGAAGAAGATGTATGCGGAGATGAGCATGCAGGCGGAACTGCTCAAAGAGGCTCTTGGAAAAAAGT TGACGCGGCCATCTCAACGCCGGGAGATGGCCGGGAAAGCGGTGGCGTTGCGCGGGGTGAGCATTGCACTCGCCTGCCGCACCTTTGGTGTCAGCGAGAGCTGCTATCGTTACAGCGCCAAGATGAACGACGAGAACGAGCAGATCGCCGATCTCCTGATCGGGTTGACGCGGGCGAAGAAGAGCTGGGGCTTCGGTCTTTGCTTTCTCTACCTGCGCAATGTCCGGGGGCATCGCTGGAACCATAAGCGGGTATACCGCATCTATCGCGAGCTGGAACTGAACCTCAGGATCAAGCCGCGCAAGCGGTTGAGGCGCGAGAAGCCGGACGCTCTGGCCGTACCGGAGAAACCGAACCTGGTCTGGTCTATGGACTTCATGGCGGATCGCCTTGAGGATGGCAGGCAATTCCGCCTGTTGAACGTTCTGGACGACTTCAACCGCGAGGGTCTGGGCATCGAGGTGGATTTCTCACTACCTGCCGAGCGTGTCATCCGCAGCCTGAACCAGATCATCGAATGGCGTGGTAAGCCGATGGCAATACGGGTCGACAACGGGCCTGAATACGTCAGCGGCAAGCTGATGGAATGGGCAGAGAAACAGGGCATCGCCTTAAGCCACATCCAGCCGGGCAAGCCGCAGCAGAATGCTTATGTCGAACGCTATAACCGGACCGTCCGACAAGAATGGCTCGACCAGCACATCATCGAAAGCATTGAGGAGGCACAGGAATTTGCCACGCAGTGGCTATGGACCTACAACAACGAACGGCCCAATATGGCCATCGGCGGCATCACGCCCACACAGAAACTGAAAATCGCCGCGTGA